From the genome of Phytohabitans rumicis, one region includes:
- the sucD gene encoding succinate--CoA ligase subunit alpha, whose translation MAIWLTKDSKVIVQGMTGSEGSKHTRRMLAAGTHVVGGVNPRKAGQTVDFDGNQLPVFGGVADAMKETGADVTVIFVPPAFSKAAVIEAIDAEIPLAVVITEGIPVHDTAAFWAYSRAKGAKTRIVGPNCPGIASPGASNAGIIPADITGPGRIGLVSKSGTLTYQMMYELRDIGFSTCVGIGGDPVIGTTHIDALAAFQDDPETDAIVMIGEIGGDAEERAADFIKANVTKPVVGYIAGFTAPPGKTMGHAGAIISGSSGTAEAKKLALEAAGVKVGKTPTETAGLMRALF comes from the coding sequence ATGGCAATCTGGCTGACCAAGGACTCGAAGGTCATCGTTCAGGGGATGACCGGCTCCGAGGGGTCCAAGCACACCCGGCGGATGCTCGCCGCCGGCACCCACGTCGTCGGCGGGGTCAACCCGCGCAAGGCCGGCCAGACGGTCGACTTCGACGGCAACCAGCTGCCGGTCTTCGGTGGTGTGGCCGACGCGATGAAGGAGACCGGCGCCGACGTCACGGTCATCTTCGTGCCGCCGGCGTTCTCCAAGGCCGCCGTGATCGAGGCGATCGACGCCGAGATCCCGCTCGCCGTGGTGATCACCGAGGGCATCCCGGTGCACGACACGGCGGCGTTCTGGGCGTACAGCCGGGCCAAGGGTGCGAAGACCCGCATCGTCGGCCCGAACTGCCCCGGCATCGCCTCGCCGGGCGCCTCGAACGCCGGCATCATCCCGGCCGACATCACCGGCCCCGGCCGGATCGGTTTGGTCAGCAAGAGCGGCACGCTGACCTACCAGATGATGTACGAGCTGCGCGACATCGGCTTCTCCACCTGCGTGGGCATCGGCGGTGACCCGGTCATCGGCACCACCCACATCGACGCGCTCGCCGCGTTCCAGGACGACCCGGAGACGGATGCGATCGTCATGATCGGCGAGATCGGCGGTGACGCCGAGGAGCGGGCCGCGGATTTCATCAAGGCCAACGTGACGAAGCCGGTGGTGGGGTACATCGCCGGTTTCACCGCGCCGCCCGGCAAGACCATGGGCCACGCCGGTGCCATCATCTCCGGCTCCAGCGGCACCGCGGAGGCGAAGAAGCTCGCCCTGGAGGCCGCCGGCGTCAAGGTCGGCAAGACCCCGACCGAAACCGCCGGCCTGATGCGCGCCCTGTTCTAA
- the sucC gene encoding ADP-forming succinate--CoA ligase subunit beta, with product MDLYEYQGRELFDRHGLPVLAGGVATTPEEARAIAERLGGRVVVKAQVKVGGRGKAGGVKLAENAEEAVAHATNILGMDIKGHTVHKVMLTVTADIAEEYYFSYLLDRANRTFLCIASVAGGMEIEQVAEEAPEKVAKVAIDANEGVDDAKAREIAALAGFPADVADQVAAIAVKLWQAFIAEDATLVEVNPLAKTDTGQVLCLDAKVTLDANASFRHPEHEALVDQSAVDPLEQRAKEKDLNYVKLDGEVGIIGNGAGLVMSTLDVVAYAGENYGGVKPANFLDIGGGASAAVMANGLEIVLSDPSVKSVFVNVFGGITACDEVANGIIQALALLEQRGEQVTKPLVVRLDGNNAEAGRAILEGAANPLVERVDTMDGAAQRAAELAAAGV from the coding sequence GTGGACCTGTACGAGTACCAGGGGCGCGAGCTGTTCGACCGGCATGGCCTGCCCGTGCTGGCCGGTGGCGTCGCTACGACCCCGGAGGAGGCCCGCGCGATCGCCGAGCGCCTTGGCGGACGCGTGGTCGTCAAGGCCCAGGTGAAGGTCGGGGGCCGGGGTAAGGCCGGCGGGGTCAAGCTCGCCGAGAACGCCGAGGAGGCGGTGGCCCACGCCACGAACATCCTCGGCATGGACATCAAGGGTCACACCGTTCACAAGGTGATGTTGACGGTGACCGCGGACATAGCCGAGGAGTACTACTTCTCGTACCTGTTGGACCGGGCGAACCGTACGTTCCTGTGCATCGCAAGCGTCGCCGGCGGCATGGAGATCGAGCAGGTCGCCGAGGAGGCGCCGGAGAAGGTCGCCAAGGTCGCGATCGACGCCAACGAGGGGGTCGACGACGCCAAGGCCCGCGAGATCGCGGCGCTGGCGGGCTTCCCGGCGGACGTGGCCGACCAGGTCGCCGCGATCGCGGTCAAGCTGTGGCAGGCGTTCATCGCCGAGGACGCGACGCTGGTGGAGGTCAACCCGCTGGCGAAGACGGACACCGGCCAGGTGCTGTGCCTCGACGCGAAGGTGACGCTGGACGCCAACGCGTCCTTCCGCCACCCGGAGCACGAGGCGCTCGTGGACCAGTCCGCGGTCGACCCGCTGGAGCAGCGGGCCAAGGAGAAGGACCTCAACTACGTCAAGCTCGACGGCGAGGTCGGGATCATCGGCAACGGCGCGGGCCTGGTCATGTCGACGCTCGACGTGGTCGCGTACGCGGGTGAGAACTACGGCGGCGTGAAGCCGGCGAACTTCCTCGACATCGGCGGCGGCGCGAGCGCGGCGGTCATGGCCAACGGCCTGGAGATCGTCCTGTCCGACCCGTCGGTCAAGAGCGTCTTCGTGAACGTCTTCGGCGGCATCACCGCCTGCGACGAGGTGGCCAACGGCATCATCCAGGCGCTCGCTCTGCTGGAGCAGCGCGGTGAGCAGGTCACCAAGCCGCTCGTGGTGCGCCTCGACGGCAACAACGCCGAGGCGGGCCGGGCCATCCTCGAGGGAGCGGCCAACCCGCTCGTCGAACGGGTGGACACTATGGATGGAGCGGCCCAGCGCGCCGCCGAGCTCGCCGCGGCAGGAGTCTGA
- a CDS encoding cobalamin B12-binding domain-containing protein has product MSARIRVVVAKPGLDGHDRGAKVVARALRDAGMEVIYTGLHQTPEQIVETAIQEDADAVGLSVLSGAHMTLFKRVVDLLGERGAADIVVFGGGIIPDADIPELERLGVAKIFTPGATTQSIVGWVRENVAQSVA; this is encoded by the coding sequence ATGAGCGCGCGGATTCGGGTCGTCGTCGCCAAGCCGGGCCTGGATGGGCACGACCGCGGCGCCAAGGTGGTCGCGCGGGCGCTGCGCGATGCCGGCATGGAAGTCATTTACACCGGGCTGCACCAGACGCCGGAGCAGATCGTCGAGACCGCCATCCAGGAGGACGCCGACGCGGTCGGGCTGTCCGTGCTGTCCGGCGCGCACATGACGCTCTTCAAGCGGGTGGTGGACCTGCTGGGAGAGCGCGGCGCGGCCGACATCGTCGTTTTCGGCGGCGGAATCATCCCGGACGCCGACATCCCGGAGTTGGAGCGACTCGGAGTAGCGAAGATATTTACTCCGGGTGCAACCACGCAGTCCATTGTGGGATGGGTACGCGAGAATGTCGCGCAATCAGTAGCGTGA
- a CDS encoding M23 family metallopeptidase gives MRQRLSSEPDRYRGRRRVPTPPRSRYAAVVTTAFVGAGIVALGAGAMPDAKTVDPSAVADLDQTSTQQDLAERAEDADRASRGDRSSTNSTAQPAPDDVWLLPLHDYEFTSAYGMRWGQLHAGVDLAAPEGTPYRAVHAGVVKLAGYYGGYGYAVIVDHGNGIETIYGHSSQVLVKAGQQVKAGDTLGLVGNTGHSYGNHLHLEVHVNGEPRDPIPWFRERGADIKLQVEAIYGDVAAS, from the coding sequence GTGCGCCAGCGCCTGTCGTCTGAGCCCGACCGATATCGCGGTCGTCGCCGCGTCCCCACCCCTCCACGTAGCCGCTACGCGGCCGTCGTCACCACCGCATTTGTCGGTGCCGGCATTGTCGCGCTCGGCGCGGGTGCGATGCCCGATGCAAAGACCGTCGACCCGTCCGCGGTCGCCGACCTCGACCAGACCTCCACCCAGCAAGATCTCGCCGAGCGCGCCGAAGACGCCGACCGGGCGTCCCGTGGCGACCGGTCCAGCACCAACTCGACCGCCCAGCCCGCGCCCGACGACGTCTGGCTGCTGCCGCTGCACGACTACGAGTTCACCTCGGCGTACGGGATGCGCTGGGGTCAACTGCACGCCGGTGTCGACCTGGCAGCCCCGGAGGGCACGCCGTACCGGGCGGTGCACGCCGGCGTGGTGAAGCTGGCCGGCTACTACGGCGGCTACGGCTACGCGGTGATCGTCGACCACGGCAACGGCATCGAGACCATCTACGGCCACTCGTCGCAGGTGCTGGTCAAGGCCGGACAGCAGGTCAAGGCCGGCGACACCCTCGGCCTGGTCGGTAACACCGGGCACTCGTACGGTAACCACCTGCACCTTGAGGTGCATGTCAACGGTGAGCCCCGGGACCCGATCCCGTGGTTCCGTGAGCGCGGAGCGGACATCAAGCTACAAGTCGAGGCAATTTACGGCGACGTAGCCGCATCCTGA
- a CDS encoding M23 family metallopeptidase: protein MPGAGTTSCFGMRWGVLHAGIDLAADAGTPIHAAGAGTVVGAGWLYTGYGISVVIDHGNGYLTHYAHQSKVAVQAGQKVVAGQLIGYEGSTGDSTGPHLHFEVHQGLWNQIDPAPWMRARGVNLGC, encoded by the coding sequence ATGCCCGGCGCCGGCACCACCTCCTGCTTCGGCATGCGCTGGGGCGTCCTGCACGCCGGCATCGACCTGGCCGCCGACGCGGGCACGCCGATCCACGCCGCCGGCGCCGGCACCGTCGTCGGAGCCGGCTGGCTCTACACCGGGTACGGCATCTCGGTGGTCATCGACCACGGCAACGGCTACCTGACGCACTACGCCCACCAGTCGAAGGTGGCCGTCCAGGCCGGCCAGAAGGTCGTAGCCGGCCAGCTCATCGGGTACGAGGGCTCCACCGGCGACTCGACCGGGCCTCATCTGCACTTCGAGGTGCACCAAGGGCTCTGGAACCAGATCGACCCTGCTCCTTGGATGCGCGCCCGGGGCGTGAATCTCGGGTGCTGA
- the pcrA gene encoding DNA helicase PcrA has product MHALFEPPTDAPEKPRRHRPDPEKLLAGLNGPQRDAVVHAGSPLLIVAGAGSGKTRVLTNRIAYLLAARDVHPGQIIAITFTNKAAGEMKERVAALVGGRARLMWVSTFHSACVRILRAEHEHAGLKSTFSIYDADDSRRLMQMVARELDLDPKRYPARGLAAQVSNLKNELVDPESFADRAKGPNERALAEAYTLYQRRLKEAHALDFDDLIMTTVHLLQSHPHVAEAYRRRFRHVLVDEYQDTNHAQYVLIKELVSGTPGLEPAELCVVGDADQSIYAFRGATIRNILEFERDYPDARTILLEQNYRSTQTILNAANAVIDRNTSRKPKRLWSEEGAGEQIVGYVADTEHAEADWVAREIDRLCDADQARPGDVAVFYRTNAQSRVFEEVFIRVGLPYKVVGGVRFYERKEVRDALAYLRSVVNDDDTVSIRRILNTPRRGIGDRAEACVEALSSRERISFGAALRRAAEAPGISTRAVNGITDFVTLLDEVREQAATAPPEEILEALLQRSGYLAELEESLDPQDAGRVENLQELVSVAREYTERVEGQDETATLAGFLEQVALVADADQIPSDDPEHQGVVTLMTLHTAKGLEFPVVFLSGLEDGVFPHLRSLGDNRELEEERRLAYVGITRARRRLYISRAVTRGAWGQPQYNPASRFLAELPTELVHWERTESAYTSWSGTGGGIGGGRGERSSFAGGTAKAARLAERLGVDGAKLATASDLPQVPSVSAGDRINHQRYGLGRVVEVEGYGARTQAKVDFGDQVMWIVLRHAPIEKL; this is encoded by the coding sequence ATGCATGCTCTCTTCGAACCCCCCACCGATGCGCCGGAAAAGCCGCGGCGCCACCGGCCCGACCCGGAAAAGCTGCTCGCCGGCCTCAACGGCCCGCAGCGCGACGCGGTCGTCCACGCCGGCTCACCCCTGCTCATCGTCGCCGGTGCCGGCTCCGGCAAGACCCGCGTGCTCACCAACCGGATCGCGTACCTGCTGGCCGCCCGGGACGTCCATCCCGGCCAGATCATCGCGATCACGTTTACCAACAAGGCCGCCGGCGAGATGAAGGAGCGGGTGGCCGCGCTGGTGGGCGGGCGCGCCCGGCTCATGTGGGTGTCCACGTTCCACTCCGCGTGCGTGCGCATCCTGCGGGCCGAGCACGAGCACGCCGGGCTGAAGTCGACGTTCTCCATCTACGACGCGGACGACTCGCGCCGGCTGATGCAGATGGTCGCTCGCGAGCTCGACCTCGACCCCAAGCGCTACCCCGCCCGCGGGCTGGCCGCCCAGGTGTCCAACCTCAAAAACGAGCTGGTCGACCCCGAGTCGTTCGCCGACCGGGCCAAGGGGCCCAACGAGCGCGCGCTCGCCGAGGCGTACACGCTGTATCAGCGCCGTCTCAAGGAGGCGCACGCGCTCGACTTCGACGACCTCATCATGACGACCGTCCACTTGCTCCAGTCGCATCCGCACGTGGCCGAGGCGTACCGGCGCCGGTTCCGGCACGTGCTCGTCGACGAGTACCAGGACACCAACCACGCCCAGTACGTACTGATCAAGGAGCTGGTGTCCGGCACGCCGGGCCTGGAGCCGGCGGAGCTGTGCGTGGTCGGCGACGCCGACCAGTCGATCTACGCGTTCCGCGGCGCCACGATCCGCAACATCCTGGAGTTCGAGCGCGACTATCCCGACGCGCGCACGATCCTCCTGGAGCAGAACTACCGCTCCACCCAGACGATCCTCAACGCGGCCAACGCGGTCATCGACCGCAACACGTCCCGCAAGCCCAAACGGCTCTGGAGCGAGGAGGGCGCGGGCGAGCAGATCGTCGGGTACGTCGCGGACACCGAGCACGCCGAGGCCGACTGGGTGGCCCGCGAGATCGACCGGCTCTGCGACGCCGACCAGGCCCGCCCCGGCGACGTCGCCGTCTTCTACCGCACCAACGCCCAGTCCCGCGTCTTCGAAGAGGTGTTCATCCGGGTCGGCCTGCCGTACAAGGTGGTCGGTGGGGTGCGTTTCTACGAGCGCAAGGAGGTCCGCGACGCGCTGGCGTACCTGCGTTCCGTGGTCAACGACGACGACACGGTGAGCATCCGCCGCATCCTCAACACCCCGCGACGCGGCATCGGCGACCGGGCCGAGGCGTGCGTCGAGGCGCTGTCCAGCCGCGAGCGCATCTCGTTCGGCGCCGCGCTGCGACGCGCCGCCGAGGCCCCCGGCATCTCCACCCGCGCGGTCAACGGCATCACCGACTTCGTCACCCTCCTCGACGAGGTACGCGAGCAGGCCGCGACCGCCCCGCCCGAGGAGATCCTGGAGGCGTTGCTGCAGCGCTCGGGCTACCTGGCCGAGCTGGAGGAGAGCCTTGACCCGCAGGACGCCGGCCGGGTGGAAAACCTCCAGGAGCTGGTGAGCGTGGCCCGCGAGTACACCGAGCGGGTGGAAGGGCAGGACGAGACTGCCACGCTGGCCGGCTTCCTGGAGCAGGTCGCGCTCGTCGCCGACGCCGACCAGATCCCCAGCGACGACCCCGAGCACCAAGGCGTGGTCACGCTCATGACGCTGCACACCGCCAAGGGCCTGGAGTTCCCGGTGGTGTTCCTGTCCGGCCTCGAAGACGGCGTCTTCCCCCACCTGCGCTCGCTGGGCGACAACCGCGAGCTGGAGGAGGAGCGCCGGCTGGCGTACGTGGGCATCACCCGGGCCAGGCGCCGGCTCTACATCTCCCGGGCGGTCACCCGAGGCGCCTGGGGTCAGCCGCAGTACAACCCGGCGTCGCGGTTCCTCGCCGAGCTGCCGACCGAGCTGGTCCACTGGGAGCGCACCGAGTCGGCGTACACGTCCTGGTCCGGCACGGGCGGGGGTATCGGCGGCGGTCGCGGGGAGCGCAGCAGCTTCGCCGGGGGTACGGCAAAGGCCGCCCGCCTGGCCGAGCGGCTCGGCGTGGACGGGGCGAAGCTGGCCACGGCGAGCGACCTGCCGCAGGTGCCCAGCGTCTCGGCCGGCGACCGCATCAACCACCAGCGCTACGGCTTGGGCCGAGTCGTCGAGGTCGAGGGCTACGGCGCGCGCACCCAGGCAAAGGTCGACTTCGGCGACCAGGTCATGTGGATCGTCCTCCGCCACGCCCCCATAGAAAAGCTCTAA
- a CDS encoding bifunctional metallophosphatase/5'-nucleotidase has protein sequence MTPPRSRGRAVLRHLAVPALALAVVATVPFSSDDSSKTAQAAAWTPMSPVSVTYGGGQHGGTAKGNLLGFNDFHGAIDPPTGSGGLVNGNPAGGVEYLTTWLKRLRAEAGAEGRQSITVGAGDLVGATPLVSAAFHDEPSIELLNNAGLQVSSVGNHEFDEGTTELARLQRGGCHPVDGCQDGDGFKGAKFKYLAANVVKKSTGLPILLPVDIKQVGGVPVGFVGMTLKGTPSIVNPAGISTVEFRDEIETANKWAALLRLAGVKSMVLLIHEGGAQSPPPTPQPVDGCANFAGPITNIVAGLRPEFGIVVSGHTHRFYSCQLPNSAGAPTVVTSAGSNGVLVTDIDFTLDKRSGKFAEVAARNVIVENGVRNPDGTWQIGPGGVPVRNPDLVDASAKVIADKYRTAVAPIANRVVGKITADITTATTAAGESALGDVIADAQLAYTTSAAGAQIALMNPGGIRAPLTFANSPGGEAPGDVTYGECFTVQPFNNLVATQTLTGALLKEVLEQQFVGFGGQTVQRILQVSAGFTYSWDSTQAPGSKVSNLALNGVPIDPAATYRVTTNDFLANGGDGFTRLTAGTDRATAPGFDVDALVAYLGAGAPVAPGPQNRIAKLA, from the coding sequence ATGACCCCACCGCGCTCGCGCGGCCGGGCGGTACTGCGTCACCTCGCCGTACCCGCCCTCGCGCTGGCAGTAGTCGCCACGGTGCCGTTCAGTTCCGACGACTCCTCGAAGACCGCGCAGGCCGCGGCCTGGACGCCGATGTCGCCCGTCTCCGTCACCTACGGGGGTGGCCAGCACGGCGGGACCGCCAAGGGCAACCTGCTCGGTTTCAACGACTTCCACGGCGCGATCGACCCGCCCACCGGCAGCGGCGGGCTGGTCAACGGCAACCCGGCCGGCGGCGTCGAATACCTGACCACCTGGCTCAAGAGGCTCCGCGCGGAGGCCGGCGCCGAAGGGCGCCAGTCGATCACCGTCGGGGCCGGCGACCTGGTCGGCGCCACGCCGCTGGTCAGCGCGGCCTTCCACGACGAGCCGTCCATCGAGCTGCTCAACAACGCGGGCCTGCAGGTCAGCTCCGTCGGAAACCACGAGTTCGACGAGGGTACGACGGAACTGGCGCGCCTGCAGCGGGGCGGCTGCCACCCGGTCGACGGTTGCCAGGACGGCGACGGCTTCAAGGGTGCGAAGTTCAAGTACCTGGCCGCCAACGTGGTCAAGAAAAGCACCGGGCTGCCGATCCTGCTGCCCGTGGACATCAAGCAGGTGGGCGGCGTACCGGTCGGCTTCGTCGGCATGACGCTGAAGGGCACCCCCTCGATCGTCAACCCGGCCGGCATCAGCACGGTCGAGTTCCGCGACGAGATCGAGACCGCCAACAAGTGGGCCGCGCTGCTGCGCCTCGCCGGCGTCAAGTCGATGGTCCTGCTGATCCACGAGGGTGGGGCCCAGTCGCCGCCACCCACGCCGCAGCCGGTCGACGGGTGCGCGAACTTCGCCGGCCCGATCACCAACATCGTGGCCGGCCTGCGGCCCGAGTTCGGCATCGTGGTCTCCGGCCACACGCACCGGTTCTACTCGTGCCAGCTGCCCAACTCCGCGGGCGCCCCGACGGTCGTCACCAGCGCCGGCAGCAACGGCGTCCTGGTGACCGACATCGACTTCACGCTGGACAAGCGCAGCGGCAAGTTCGCCGAGGTCGCCGCGCGCAACGTCATCGTGGAGAACGGCGTACGCAACCCCGACGGCACCTGGCAGATCGGCCCGGGCGGCGTGCCCGTGCGCAACCCCGACCTGGTGGACGCGAGCGCGAAGGTGATCGCCGACAAGTACCGGACCGCGGTCGCACCGATCGCCAACCGGGTGGTCGGCAAGATCACCGCCGACATCACCACGGCCACCACGGCCGCCGGTGAGAGCGCACTCGGCGACGTGATCGCGGACGCGCAGCTGGCGTACACGACGTCGGCGGCGGGTGCGCAGATCGCCCTGATGAACCCGGGTGGCATCCGGGCGCCGTTGACGTTCGCCAACTCGCCCGGCGGCGAGGCTCCCGGCGACGTCACGTACGGCGAGTGCTTCACGGTGCAGCCGTTCAACAACCTGGTGGCGACCCAGACCCTCACCGGCGCACTGCTCAAGGAGGTGCTGGAGCAGCAGTTCGTGGGCTTCGGCGGGCAGACGGTCCAGCGCATCCTGCAGGTCTCGGCCGGCTTCACGTACTCCTGGGACTCGACGCAGGCGCCCGGCTCGAAGGTCAGCAACCTGGCCCTGAACGGCGTGCCGATCGACCCGGCGGCGACGTACCGGGTGACCACGAACGACTTCCTGGCCAACGGCGGCGACGGGTTCACCCGGCTCACCGCCGGCACCGACCGGGCCACCGCGCCCGGGTTCGACGTGGACGCCCTGGTGGCGTACCTGGGCGCCGGCGCCCCGGTCGCCCCCGGACCGCAAAACCGCATCGCCAAGCTCGCCTGA
- a CDS encoding chorismate mutase, which translates to MATDVVEQPGKPANGHETGTEAPDAAERIIEIRERIDEIDSALIALWQERAALSQQVGATRVASGGTRLVLSREREILDRFRNALGTDGTQLALLILRAGRGPL; encoded by the coding sequence ATGGCCACCGACGTGGTGGAGCAGCCCGGCAAGCCGGCCAACGGCCACGAGACGGGCACAGAGGCCCCAGACGCGGCCGAACGCATCATCGAGATACGGGAACGCATCGACGAGATCGACAGCGCCCTGATCGCGCTCTGGCAGGAGCGGGCGGCCCTGTCCCAGCAGGTCGGGGCGACCCGGGTGGCCTCGGGCGGCACCCGGCTCGTGCTGTCTCGCGAGCGGGAGATCCTGGACCGCTTCCGCAACGCCCTGGGCACCGACGGCACCCAACTGGCCCTGCTCATCCTCCGCGCCGGCCGCGGCCCCCTCTGA
- a CDS encoding ABC transporter ATP-binding protein: MTETILEVRDLVKYYPVTRGIVFKKTIGHVQAVDGVTFDLHKGETLGVVGESGCGKSTLARVLMHLETPTSGGVTFNGQDIYKLSASGLRRLRRNIQLVMQDPYTSLNPRMTVGDLVGEPYEIHPEVAPKGSRRQKVQDLLEVVGLNPEHINRYPHQFSGGQRQRIGIARALALRPEIIVCDEPVSALDVSIQAQVMNLLETLQNEFGLSYIFIAHDLSVVRHLSDRVAVMYLGKIVEVGTEDEIYERPTHPYTQALLSAVPVPDPNSRRNKAIIRLTGDVPSPTNPPSGCRFRTRCWKAQEICAREVPALEVRDSSDHPSACHFAEKREIVATHEAGDLTELPTRTI; encoded by the coding sequence GTGACTGAGACCATCCTCGAGGTCCGCGATCTGGTCAAGTACTACCCGGTGACCCGCGGGATCGTCTTCAAGAAGACCATCGGGCACGTCCAGGCGGTCGACGGTGTGACGTTCGACCTGCACAAGGGCGAGACGCTCGGCGTGGTGGGCGAGTCCGGCTGCGGCAAGTCGACCCTGGCCCGCGTCCTTATGCACCTGGAGACGCCCACCAGCGGCGGCGTGACGTTCAACGGGCAGGACATCTACAAGCTGAGCGCGAGCGGCCTGCGCCGGCTCCGGCGCAACATCCAGCTGGTCATGCAGGACCCGTACACCTCGCTGAACCCCCGGATGACGGTCGGCGACCTGGTCGGCGAGCCGTACGAGATCCATCCGGAGGTGGCGCCCAAGGGCAGCCGGCGGCAGAAGGTGCAGGACCTGCTGGAGGTGGTCGGGCTCAACCCCGAGCACATCAACCGCTACCCGCACCAGTTCTCCGGCGGCCAGCGGCAGCGCATCGGGATCGCCCGCGCGCTGGCGCTGCGGCCCGAGATCATCGTCTGCGACGAGCCGGTCAGCGCCCTGGACGTGTCGATCCAGGCGCAGGTGATGAACCTGCTGGAGACGCTGCAGAACGAATTCGGCCTGTCGTACATCTTCATCGCGCACGACCTGTCGGTGGTCCGGCACCTGTCGGACCGGGTCGCGGTGATGTACCTCGGCAAGATCGTCGAGGTCGGCACCGAGGACGAGATCTACGAGCGGCCGACCCACCCGTACACCCAGGCGCTGCTCTCGGCCGTGCCGGTGCCCGACCCGAACAGCCGGCGGAACAAGGCGATCATCCGGCTGACCGGCGACGTGCCCAGCCCGACCAACCCGCCGTCCGGGTGCCGCTTCCGTACCCGGTGCTGGAAAGCGCAGGAGATCTGCGCCCGCGAGGTGCCGGCGCTGGAGGTCCGCGACAGTTCCGACCACCCGAGCGCCTGCCACTTCGCCGAAAAGCGCGAGATCGTCGCCACCCACGAGGCCGGCGACCTGACCGAGCTCCCGACCCGGACGATCTAG
- a CDS encoding ABC transporter ATP-binding protein, translating into MSNVFVAEQPEAAKAGHPTGRLLEVEDLRVEFRTRDGIANVINGVTYHVDAGETLAVLGESGSGKSVTAQTIMGILDTPPGFVTGGKIRFHGKDMLQMSSEERRRIRGEGIAMVFQDALSALNPVFTVGFQVAEQFRIRRGMSRGDAKKRAAEMLDQVQIPNAKQRVNEYPHQFSGGMRQRVMIAMSLALDPEVLIADEPTTALDVTVQAQIMDLLADLQRERQMGLILITHDLGVVADVADRIAVMYAGRIVEEGDVHELYAKPAHPYTIGLLESIPRIDEKGQQLRTIRGLPPSLLKIPSGCPFHPRCPMAQPVCTEKVPPLLQLGPSRASACHFAEELVNRD; encoded by the coding sequence TTGTCCAACGTATTCGTAGCCGAGCAGCCCGAGGCGGCCAAGGCCGGTCACCCCACCGGCCGCCTGCTCGAGGTCGAGGACCTGCGCGTCGAGTTCCGCACCCGGGACGGCATCGCCAATGTCATCAACGGTGTGACGTACCACGTCGACGCCGGGGAGACGCTCGCCGTACTGGGCGAGTCCGGGTCCGGCAAGAGCGTGACCGCCCAGACGATCATGGGCATCCTGGACACCCCGCCCGGCTTCGTCACCGGCGGCAAGATCCGCTTCCACGGCAAGGACATGCTGCAGATGTCCTCCGAGGAGCGGCGGCGGATCCGCGGCGAGGGCATCGCCATGGTGTTCCAGGACGCCCTGTCCGCGCTCAACCCGGTCTTCACGGTCGGCTTCCAGGTCGCCGAGCAGTTCCGGATCCGGCGCGGAATGAGCCGAGGGGACGCGAAGAAGCGCGCCGCCGAGATGCTCGACCAGGTCCAGATCCCCAACGCCAAGCAGCGGGTGAACGAGTATCCGCACCAGTTCTCGGGCGGCATGCGCCAGCGCGTGATGATCGCGATGTCGCTGGCGCTCGACCCCGAGGTGCTCATCGCCGACGAGCCCACCACGGCGCTCGACGTGACGGTGCAGGCGCAGATCATGGACCTGCTCGCCGACCTGCAGCGCGAGCGCCAGATGGGCCTGATCCTCATCACCCACGACCTGGGCGTCGTGGCCGACGTGGCGGACCGCATCGCGGTCATGTACGCCGGCCGCATCGTCGAGGAAGGCGACGTACACGAGCTGTACGCGAAGCCGGCACACCCGTACACGATCGGGCTGCTGGAGTCGATCCCGCGCATCGACGAGAAGGGGCAGCAGCTCCGTACGATCCGTGGGCTCCCGCCCAGCCTGCTGAAGATCCCGTCCGGGTGCCCGTTCCACCCGCGCTGCCCCATGGCGCAGCCGGTGTGTACGGAGAAGGTGCCGCCGCTGCTCCAGCTCGGTCCTTCGCGGGCCAGCGCCTGCCACTTCGCCGAGGAGCTTGTGAACCGTGACTGA